A single Eptesicus fuscus isolate TK198812 unplaced genomic scaffold, DD_ASM_mEF_20220401 scaffold_52, whole genome shotgun sequence DNA region contains:
- the LOC129148490 gene encoding ankyrin repeat domain-containing protein 26-like, protein MRLEAEVESYRCRLATAVEDHDPCQASERDVPFAFQRSIDEWFSLLEKMNLNMSNVRQNNENLFQRLAGVESKSNTLETELRHVRDSVQERTLVSGGGRDHSQNQCEKEDVEHVKQREQGEVDQDRGEQESLVEKLSLIQNEIVLIRKQQNQAPNNTHGEDKTVINTQHQIPDTRKIFDQENENYVLKLLQMIKEIINEWEHFKERRLQTEKDKGEGDDDDLIAKLPPASSNKEKTPQQEFTVNALLKECEELKAEKDKWKQKTQSISRNPGALTCTRNATIGSHLELRTPLSQTTQDDIRKCIRNIQEELKCWNLLERK, encoded by the exons ATGAGACTTGAAGCAGAAGTTGAATCCTACCGGTGTAGACTGGCTACTGCTGTAGAGGATCATGACCCTTGTCAGGCATCCGAAAGAGACGTACCGTTTGCTTTCCAGAGATCAATAGATGAATGGTTTTCTTTATTGGAGAAAATGAATTTGAATATGTCTAACGTGAGACAGAACAATGAGAACCTTTTTCAACGACTTGCCGGAGTAGAAAGTAAAAGCAACACCTTAGAAACTGAGCTCCGCCACGTAAGAGATTCTGTCCAGGAAAGGACATTGGTTTCAGGGGGAGGAAGAGACCACAGTCAAAACCAGTGTGAAAAGGAGGACGTGGAACACGTGAAGCAAAGGGAACAAGGGGAAGTGGATCAAGATAGGGGAGAGCAGGAATCCTTAGTGGAGAAGCTATCTCTCATACAAAATGAAATTGTGCTGATTAGAAAGCAACAGAATCAGGCTCCCAATAACACTCACGGAGAAGACAAGACAGTGATTAACACCCAACATCAGATTCCAGATACCAGGAAAATATTtgatcaggaaaatgaaaattatgtgcTTAAGCTGCTTCAGATGATTAAGGAGATAATCAACGAATGGGaacatttcaaagaaagaagACTTCAGACTGAAAAGgataagggagaaggagat GATGATGATCTTATAGCAAAACTGCCACCGGCATCTTCAAATAAAGAAAAGACACCTCAACAGGAGTTCACAGTGAACGCACTTCTAAAGGAATGTGAAGAACTAAAGGCTGAAAAAGACAAGTGGAAACAAAAG ACACAAAGCATCTCAAGAAATCCTGGAGCGTTAACATGTACTCGTAATGCTACAATAGGAAGTCATTTGGAACTCAGAACTCCTCTTTCGCAAACTACTCAAGATGATATCAGAAAGTGTATTAGAAATATACAAGAAGAATTGAAATGCTGGAACTTATTGGAAAGGAAATGA